A single region of the Synergistales bacterium genome encodes:
- a CDS encoding TRAP transporter small permease subunit: MSQDELGGGFAASVERGQRFVLFVLILAVAVLVFVQVLLRYVFRAPLMGIEEILLFPTIWLYFIGGINASAEETQIVARVLEVFVKNQRTVRLIRLVASIISVVVLAWLTYWAYDYFAYSQMMGKTSPTLYIPLIYADFASVVGFALMGVYTVRTVFQRMKTLDSGEAPEA; the protein is encoded by the coding sequence TTGTCGCAGGATGAGCTGGGAGGAGGATTTGCCGCAAGCGTCGAGCGGGGACAGCGTTTTGTTCTCTTTGTGTTGATCCTTGCGGTGGCGGTGCTGGTATTTGTGCAGGTACTGCTGCGTTATGTCTTTCGGGCGCCGTTGATGGGAATCGAGGAGATCCTGCTCTTTCCCACCATATGGCTCTATTTCATCGGTGGTATCAACGCATCGGCGGAGGAGACCCAGATTGTGGCCCGCGTTCTGGAGGTCTTTGTCAAGAATCAGAGGACCGTCAGGCTGATCCGTCTTGTCGCGTCGATCATCTCGGTAGTGGTGCTTGCCTGGCTGACCTACTGGGCCTACGACTACTTCGCCTACAGCCAGATGATGGGCAAGACGAGCCCCACGCTGTACATACCGTTGATCTATGCCGACTTTGCTTCGGTGGTCGGGTTTGCCCTGATGGGGGTCTATACGGTACGGACGGTCTTCCAGCGGATGAAAACGCTTGATTCCGGCGAAGCGCCTGAGGCGTAA
- a CDS encoding FadR family transcriptional regulator — protein sequence MFKPASRSNLYQEVLKQMIEAIKEGRWKPGERIPTEMELARSFEVGRNSIREATKALAIFGIVESKPGQGTFVSGDARKNIINTELLRYLTDDTSWVELMEVRILLEVQNVYWAAQNATEKDAEELREIIRRTQDASGSGHPRDAEHLKIHTDFHEKIAAIGRNKLALRLLRSIRSEIDAQRHKYLNLTEAEWEQMIIEHEQMVDRIAARDAAGASRIMRDHLLRGLEKAVPEKERKHRDIRETSISRKH from the coding sequence ATGTTCAAACCGGCAAGCAGATCAAACCTCTACCAGGAGGTCCTGAAGCAGATGATAGAGGCGATCAAGGAGGGGAGGTGGAAACCGGGGGAGCGGATTCCCACGGAGATGGAGCTCGCCCGCTCCTTCGAGGTGGGCCGGAACAGCATCAGGGAGGCCACCAAGGCCCTGGCGATCTTCGGCATCGTGGAATCGAAGCCCGGGCAGGGAACCTTTGTCTCTGGAGATGCCCGCAAGAATATCATCAACACCGAGCTGCTCCGCTACCTCACCGACGACACCTCATGGGTGGAGTTGATGGAGGTCCGCATCCTCCTGGAGGTCCAGAATGTCTACTGGGCGGCGCAGAACGCCACCGAAAAGGACGCCGAAGAGCTCCGCGAGATCATCCGGCGGACCCAGGACGCCTCGGGAAGCGGTCATCCCCGGGACGCCGAGCATCTCAAGATCCACACGGATTTCCACGAGAAGATCGCAGCCATCGGGAGGAACAAGCTCGCGCTACGCCTCCTCCGTTCCATCCGAAGCGAGATCGACGCCCAGCGCCACAAGTACCTCAATCTCACCGAAGCGGAATGGGAACAGATGATCATCGAACACGAGCAGATGGTCGACCGTATCGCGGCCCGCGACGCAGCCGGCGCCAGCAGGATCATGCGGGACCATCTGCTCCGGGGGTTGGAAAAGGCGGTCCCCGAGAAGGAACGGAAACACCGGGATATCCGGGAGACGAGCATCTCCCGGAAGCACTGA
- a CDS encoding nitroreductase family protein has translation MLELLRNRRSIRRFRESPVEPEKVEALQEAMLRSPSAKNIKPWEFVIVESRGLLKELADCKPQGGRFLAEAPLGVVVIADERESDVWVEDCSIASVIIQLEAEALGLSSCWIQIRNRPGTSHAKAEDVAREILGIPAHYRVASIIALGYGNEEKPGHPREELPLHKVHRNRYSPS, from the coding sequence ATGCTTGAACTGCTGCGGAACCGGCGGAGTATCCGGCGTTTCAGGGAGAGCCCCGTAGAGCCCGAGAAGGTGGAGGCTTTGCAGGAGGCGATGCTTCGTTCGCCTTCTGCGAAGAACATCAAACCCTGGGAGTTTGTCATTGTAGAATCCCGGGGGTTGCTGAAGGAACTGGCTGACTGTAAACCTCAGGGGGGCAGGTTTCTCGCCGAGGCGCCCCTTGGCGTGGTGGTGATCGCCGACGAGCGCGAGAGCGACGTCTGGGTGGAAGACTGCTCCATCGCCTCCGTCATCATCCAGCTGGAGGCTGAAGCCCTGGGGCTCTCGAGCTGCTGGATCCAGATACGCAACCGGCCCGGGACGAGCCATGCGAAGGCCGAGGATGTGGCCAGGGAGATCCTCGGTATCCCCGCACACTACCGGGTTGCGTCGATCATCGCGCTGGGCTACGGGAATGAAGAGAAGCCGGGGCATCCCAGGGAAGAGCTGCCTCTGCACAAGGTGCACCGGAACCGCTATTCCCCTTCCTGA
- a CDS encoding DUF190 domain-containing protein codes for MYETALRRPERGSASVVTDGRRGLAGVTVLRGMEGFGAHSRVHAAHILRLSEDLPCIVEIVDRGERLDQLMPFLDETLREGLVTREPVHVVFYRYDGTKNEE; via the coding sequence ATGTATGAGACGGCGCTGCGACGTCCGGAGAGGGGGAGTGCCTCTGTCGTAACAGATGGGCGTCGGGGGCTCGCCGGTGTGACCGTACTGCGCGGTATGGAGGGATTCGGTGCCCACAGCCGGGTCCATGCGGCGCATATCCTGCGACTCTCCGAGGACCTGCCCTGTATTGTCGAGATCGTTGACAGGGGAGAGCGGCTCGACCAGCTGATGCCCTTTCTCGACGAGACCCTGCGGGAGGGGCTGGTCACCCGGGAGCCGGTCCATGTTGTTTTCTATCGATACGACGGGACCAAAAACGAGGAATGA
- a CDS encoding class I SAM-dependent methyltransferase, giving the protein MVTLLPDVFSRWVTDRLSRKPSGWMGRLVYKDRSVQNVTPLVLEWIRPAERDSYCEIGQGGGLLLREMLRYVGKAAALDHSRDMVELASANNRAAIEEGRLRIDQGDALNLPWPDGSFTCGASVAVLLFLSEPERFMQEVARVLAPGGRFVLITPGRRSLDEGRKAGAAHGIFLHGSRFFSEEEIGGLVRGAGLELTGIHWMRHLLASGIGKPINGISRV; this is encoded by the coding sequence ATGGTGACATTACTGCCCGACGTGTTCTCCCGCTGGGTGACGGACCGGCTTTCCCGGAAGCCGTCGGGATGGATGGGGCGGCTGGTGTACAAAGACAGATCCGTGCAGAATGTGACGCCCCTCGTTCTGGAGTGGATACGGCCCGCCGAGCGGGACAGCTACTGCGAGATCGGACAGGGGGGCGGTCTCCTGCTCCGCGAGATGCTGCGCTATGTCGGGAAGGCCGCCGCGCTGGACCACAGCCGGGATATGGTGGAGCTGGCTTCCGCAAACAACCGGGCGGCGATCGAGGAGGGCAGGTTGCGTATCGACCAGGGGGATGCCTTGAATCTCCCCTGGCCGGACGGCAGCTTTACCTGTGGGGCCAGCGTGGCGGTGCTGCTTTTCCTCTCCGAGCCGGAGCGCTTCATGCAGGAGGTGGCCCGAGTTCTCGCGCCGGGGGGACGCTTTGTCCTGATCACCCCCGGCAGGCGTTCCCTCGATGAGGGGAGGAAGGCCGGCGCCGCGCACGGTATCTTTCTCCACGGTTCCCGGTTTTTCAGCGAGGAGGAGATCGGGGGGCTGGTGCGCGGTGCGGGGCTGGAGCTCACAGGCATCCACTGGATGCGGCATCTCCTTGCGTCGGGGATCGGGAAGCCGATCAATGGTATCTCCAGGGTGTGA
- a CDS encoding flippase-like domain-containing protein, whose translation MNRGWSTFFSLAIALVTLWVLASAGKLGPAIALWRTVPGPVLLCALGLYVATYPLRAYRWLLLMRGRGIVANLVPYTWIVGIHTAGSNFLPFKSGELLFPMLVRRRGIPFSEGFVFLLAGRMLDAGSMLILALPLFLGKIGIVAAAAVCILGVAVKGPLCVLLLRLANRPGKIAMLRPPLERIASISVPAFVWLGTVTMAVWILKLLAVATITRAVVSGELFRILAASLGAELAFLVPLSGWMGLGNYEAGWLLSSWLGGGRPGPEAALFAHTFLLVASAFVGAASAFFFCLRGRERFPEKVDKAETDHGDSEA comes from the coding sequence GTGAACAGGGGCTGGTCGACGTTCTTTTCGCTGGCCATCGCACTGGTGACGCTGTGGGTGCTGGCCTCGGCCGGCAAACTCGGGCCGGCCATCGCCCTCTGGCGGACGGTGCCGGGGCCGGTGCTGCTCTGTGCCCTGGGGCTCTACGTGGCCACCTATCCGCTGCGCGCCTATCGCTGGCTGCTTTTGATGCGGGGGAGGGGGATCGTCGCCAATCTGGTGCCCTACACGTGGATTGTCGGGATCCATACCGCGGGATCCAACTTTCTTCCCTTCAAAAGCGGTGAACTGCTTTTCCCGATGCTCGTCCGGCGGAGGGGGATCCCCTTTTCGGAGGGATTTGTCTTTCTGCTGGCCGGGCGGATGCTCGACGCCGGAAGCATGCTTATCCTGGCGTTGCCTCTTTTTTTGGGTAAAATAGGCATTGTGGCAGCGGCTGCAGTCTGTATCCTTGGTGTGGCCGTCAAGGGGCCGCTCTGTGTTCTGTTGCTTCGTCTGGCAAACCGCCCCGGGAAGATTGCGATGCTCCGTCCGCCTCTGGAGCGGATCGCCTCGATCTCTGTGCCGGCTTTTGTCTGGCTGGGGACGGTGACCATGGCTGTGTGGATCCTCAAACTCCTGGCAGTCGCCACCATCACCCGTGCGGTGGTGTCCGGGGAATTGTTCCGGATCCTGGCCGCTTCGTTGGGGGCCGAGCTGGCCTTCCTGGTGCCGCTCTCCGGCTGGATGGGGCTTGGAAACTACGAAGCCGGGTGGTTGCTCTCCTCGTGGCTCGGTGGGGGGCGTCCCGGGCCGGAGGCAGCCCTCTTCGCGCATACCTTTCTCCTGGTGGCCTCGGCCTTTGTCGGAGCCGCTTCGGCCTTTTTCTTCTGCTTGCGGGGACGCGAACGATTCCCGGAGAAGGTGGACAAGGCGGAAACGGATCATGGAGACAGTGAGGCCTGA
- a CDS encoding glycosyltransferase family 2 protein: MSVVVPLYNEEENVGVLHRRIRRALEGLDLRWEIIYINDGSTDGTWRKLEEIVRAGPGVVGISLRRNFGQTAAMSAGFERAWGEVIVTMDGDLQNDPADIPQLLDKLDEGCDIVSGWRKDRKDALISRRIPSRIANWLIARLTGVRLHDYGCSLKAYRSEVIKEIELYGELHRFIPALASMVGARVAEIPVNHFPRAGGTSKYGISRTPKVVLDLLLVRFLLRFRTRPIHLLGGMGLLLGGAGFGITLYLTILKFCFGEELSKRPLLIIGVLFILVGTQLFTTGLLAELLIRAYYKDGKRPYWVRETLGRGLGQ, translated from the coding sequence ATGAGTGTTGTGGTGCCGCTCTACAATGAGGAGGAGAACGTCGGCGTGCTCCATCGACGGATCCGCCGTGCGCTGGAGGGGCTCGATCTCCGGTGGGAGATCATCTATATCAACGACGGAAGCACCGACGGAACCTGGCGGAAACTGGAGGAGATCGTCCGCGCCGGACCGGGCGTGGTGGGGATCTCGCTGCGCCGCAACTTCGGACAGACCGCCGCCATGAGTGCGGGCTTCGAACGGGCATGGGGCGAGGTCATTGTGACAATGGACGGCGATCTCCAGAACGACCCGGCCGACATCCCGCAGCTCCTGGACAAGCTCGACGAGGGGTGCGATATCGTCAGCGGATGGCGGAAGGACAGGAAGGACGCCCTGATTTCCCGCAGGATCCCCTCCCGGATCGCCAACTGGCTGATCGCCAGGTTGACGGGTGTGCGTCTCCACGACTATGGCTGCAGCCTCAAGGCCTACCGGTCGGAGGTGATCAAGGAGATTGAGCTCTACGGCGAGCTGCACCGCTTTATCCCGGCGCTGGCCTCCATGGTGGGGGCACGGGTCGCCGAGATTCCGGTGAACCACTTTCCCCGGGCGGGGGGGACCTCCAAGTACGGCATCTCCAGAACCCCCAAGGTTGTTCTCGATCTGCTCCTTGTCCGCTTTCTCCTCCGTTTCCGCACCAGGCCGATCCATCTCCTCGGGGGCATGGGGCTGCTGCTGGGCGGCGCGGGCTTCGGCATTACCCTCTACCTGACGATCCTCAAGTTCTGCTTCGGCGAGGAGCTTTCCAAACGTCCGCTGCTGATTATCGGCGTCCTCTTCATCCTCGTGGGAACCCAGCTTTTCACTACGGGGCTGCTCGCCGAGCTGCTGATCCGGGCCTACTACAAGGACGGGAAGCGCCCCTACTGGGTGCGCGAGACCCTGGGAAGGGGGCTGGGGCAGTGA
- a CDS encoding phosphatase PAP2 family protein — protein MLPDRDLFPVIVMAVLFLAVSWRCVGAGYARALSTWFDPSFARRYRWLLLLAVCGAVAGLSLDRLQPLVVGLEGGALGAVREFGNLYGNAVAAFSLITGAFFVAKLYRRERVALWIMGLFAATLAAGLSSDLWKVVFARSRPFVAEQGWFQYGAILGSGLDWRFFSFPSGHTVTTWTMAFFAAQTGWYRTAFVLLVCAECTAFARILAGVHWPADVVAGALWAAVAALPFAHWFRRMEAQHGAKHGRYDI, from the coding sequence ATGTTGCCTGACCGCGATCTCTTTCCCGTGATTGTCATGGCGGTTCTTTTCCTTGCCGTTTCCTGGCGATGCGTAGGGGCGGGCTACGCCAGGGCGCTCTCCACCTGGTTCGACCCTTCCTTTGCCCGGAGATACCGCTGGCTGCTGTTGCTCGCTGTCTGTGGTGCTGTGGCGGGCCTTTCCCTGGACCGGCTCCAGCCCCTTGTGGTCGGTCTGGAAGGGGGAGCGCTCGGTGCGGTGCGGGAGTTCGGCAACCTCTACGGCAACGCCGTCGCGGCGTTTTCGCTGATAACCGGGGCCTTTTTTGTCGCTAAACTGTACCGCAGGGAACGGGTGGCCCTGTGGATTATGGGGCTCTTTGCGGCCACGCTGGCGGCGGGATTGTCCAGCGACCTGTGGAAGGTGGTGTTCGCCCGCAGCCGGCCTTTCGTTGCCGAGCAGGGGTGGTTCCAGTATGGGGCGATCCTGGGTTCGGGACTCGACTGGCGATTCTTTTCCTTTCCTTCGGGGCACACCGTCACCACCTGGACGATGGCGTTCTTCGCCGCCCAGACCGGTTGGTACCGCACGGCCTTTGTACTGCTGGTCTGTGCGGAGTGCACCGCCTTCGCCCGGATACTCGCCGGGGTCCACTGGCCGGCGGATGTGGTGGCCGGCGCGCTCTGGGCGGCGGTGGCCGCTCTCCCCTTCGCACACTGGTTCAGGAGGATGGAAGCGCAACACGGCGCAAAGCACGGCCGTTACGATATTTAG
- a CDS encoding phosphatase PAP2 family protein — MRIEVDRVFPHANDVPTIVLSLLCILVIVQVARGGYFKAMSRWFRSGTYRFHGPLLLVLAALFALSFLADGSRELLLSRGVPALEFLRQLGNLYGSAEFAFSIFVGAYFLAVLFRKGRLAFWILGLFAATMVAGIATDLLKYLFARTRPFAEVAQYWGWFRYEALVESGFGWQFRSFPSGHACTGWVIGLYALLTRRVKTGLVLLAFGVVTAYGRVATGSHWPSDTLGSALWAAVAALPFALHYLRASGELAAEPQGPSGRGGNPHVA, encoded by the coding sequence ATGAGAATCGAGGTGGACAGAGTGTTTCCCCATGCGAATGACGTTCCAACCATTGTGCTCAGCCTTCTCTGTATCCTTGTGATCGTGCAGGTGGCCCGGGGAGGGTACTTCAAAGCCATGTCCCGGTGGTTCCGTTCCGGGACCTACCGGTTCCACGGACCCCTCCTGCTGGTCCTGGCCGCGCTCTTTGCTCTCTCCTTCCTGGCCGACGGTTCCCGGGAGCTCCTGCTCTCCCGGGGGGTGCCGGCTCTCGAGTTCCTGCGGCAGCTGGGGAACCTCTACGGAAGCGCCGAGTTTGCCTTCTCCATCTTTGTGGGGGCCTACTTCCTGGCGGTGCTGTTCCGCAAGGGCAGGCTGGCCTTCTGGATCCTGGGGCTCTTCGCGGCCACCATGGTGGCCGGCATCGCCACGGATCTGCTGAAATACCTCTTCGCCCGCACCAGGCCCTTTGCGGAGGTAGCCCAGTACTGGGGCTGGTTCCGGTACGAAGCCCTTGTGGAGTCGGGGTTCGGCTGGCAGTTCCGATCCTTTCCTTCGGGGCACGCCTGCACGGGCTGGGTGATCGGACTCTACGCCCTGTTGACACGCCGCGTCAAAACGGGGCTTGTGCTGCTGGCCTTCGGGGTGGTGACCGCCTATGGGCGGGTCGCTACGGGGTCGCACTGGCCGTCGGACACCCTGGGGTCGGCGCTCTGGGCGGCCGTCGCCGCTCTGCCCTTTGCCCTCCACTACCTCCGTGCCTCCGGAGAGCTGGCGGCGGAGCCGCAGGGCCCTTCAGGGCGAGGGGGGAATCCCCATGTTGCCTGA
- a CDS encoding glycosyltransferase family 39 protein — protein MERALTRRRVVLYVGIALVMIGCGTWMVPLTAPDEGRNAAAAWTMLQSGDWITPWFNGHIRFAKPPLLYYLTAPAMAVFGQDAVAARLPSVAASLGMVLVLFGTMARSLGRREAVAAALVWITNIHVLLESRGAVPEMTLVFFQFLAFLLLVRGTGLTGETPGRGKVLLAWAAAGLAVLAKGPIGFLLPGASALLCAFLCNRALSVPLFLRRAWLNAGPGIFLLIAGPWYGAMVVLHGDLFVEQFLVANNLARFTGSIAYHDYPFWQTYLPVLLVAFWLWHPFWGGAARAVRQIEGKKGLLLKALAVNAIVVIVFYSLAANKLHHYLLASYPGLSVLLGCGFAGAFYGRGTRWILALQGVLELAGAVCLFVFASAPLPLDFRIAGVCLAATGCVTLRQAMVVPWGARGRLQLARGALMLALLLSLIVQYGGLYRPQAMAAALEGVPAGLFKREQAAVIFYSGRDLPILESEEAVVSFAADRPRVRIWVLERHLERVEGALPRRTHRIVRRGWDLEEPAVVMEITQ, from the coding sequence ATGGAACGAGCGCTGACACGCCGCAGGGTGGTCTTGTACGTCGGTATCGCCCTGGTGATGATCGGCTGCGGGACCTGGATGGTGCCGCTGACGGCGCCGGATGAAGGCCGCAATGCTGCGGCGGCCTGGACCATGCTCCAGAGCGGTGACTGGATCACCCCCTGGTTCAACGGCCACATCCGTTTCGCCAAACCACCCCTGCTCTACTACCTGACGGCTCCCGCCATGGCGGTCTTCGGACAGGATGCCGTTGCCGCACGGCTGCCGTCGGTGGCGGCCTCGCTGGGGATGGTGCTGGTGCTCTTCGGGACGATGGCGCGCAGCCTCGGCAGGAGGGAGGCGGTGGCCGCCGCGCTGGTCTGGATCACCAATATCCATGTCCTTCTGGAGAGCCGTGGGGCGGTGCCGGAGATGACGCTGGTCTTCTTCCAGTTTCTCGCCTTTCTGCTGCTGGTCCGGGGGACAGGGCTCACCGGAGAGACGCCGGGCCGCGGGAAGGTGCTTCTGGCCTGGGCCGCGGCGGGCCTGGCGGTCCTGGCCAAGGGGCCCATCGGTTTTCTGCTGCCCGGTGCCTCGGCATTGCTCTGCGCCTTCCTCTGCAACCGGGCGCTTTCGGTGCCGCTCTTTCTGCGCCGGGCCTGGCTGAACGCCGGGCCGGGGATCTTTCTGCTCATCGCCGGACCCTGGTACGGGGCAATGGTTGTGTTGCACGGCGATCTCTTTGTGGAGCAGTTCCTGGTGGCCAACAACCTCGCCCGGTTCACCGGCAGCATCGCCTACCACGACTATCCCTTCTGGCAGACCTACCTGCCGGTGCTTCTTGTTGCCTTCTGGCTCTGGCATCCCTTCTGGGGCGGTGCCGCGAGGGCGGTGCGGCAGATCGAGGGAAAGAAAGGATTGCTGCTCAAGGCCCTTGCCGTCAATGCCATTGTGGTCATCGTGTTCTACAGTCTGGCGGCCAACAAGCTGCACCACTACCTTCTGGCCTCCTATCCCGGGCTCTCGGTGCTGCTGGGTTGCGGGTTCGCCGGTGCGTTCTACGGCCGCGGAACACGGTGGATCCTGGCTTTGCAGGGTGTGCTGGAGCTGGCCGGGGCGGTCTGTCTCTTCGTCTTCGCCTCCGCACCCCTGCCGCTGGATTTCCGGATCGCCGGGGTCTGTCTCGCCGCAACCGGCTGCGTCACGCTGCGCCAGGCCATGGTGGTCCCCTGGGGAGCCCGGGGACGGCTCCAGCTGGCCCGGGGCGCTCTGATGCTGGCGCTTCTGCTGTCGTTGATCGTCCAGTATGGCGGGCTCTACCGGCCGCAGGCCATGGCGGCGGCTCTCGAGGGCGTCCCCGCCGGCCTGTTCAAACGGGAGCAGGCGGCGGTGATCTTCTACAGCGGCCGGGATCTCCCCATCCTGGAGAGTGAAGAGGCGGTGGTTTCCTTCGCGGCCGACCGGCCCAGGGTGCGTATCTGGGTGCTTGAGCGCCACCTGGAACGGGTCGAGGGCGCCCTGCCCCGGCGGACCCATCGGATTGTCCGGCGGGGCTGGGATCTCGAGGAACCCGCCGTGGTGATGGAAATAACACAATGA
- a CDS encoding urea carboxylase-associated family protein: MKTPQETLLVPGGYARAFRLDEGAHCTVEDIEGGQIADFVAFNAEDYGERFSTSHTILALHSIRLRVGDALRSNLRHPMLTVAEDSVGTHDMLVPACDEQRYLVDYGVAEHRSCVANFEEVLAPYGIRRNDIPNPLNIFENASIDEAGGLHHHPVVSRAGDTITFQALMPLICAVSACPMDLNLTGGDAITDIRITIW; this comes from the coding sequence ATGAAAACACCACAGGAAACGCTGCTCGTCCCTGGGGGGTACGCGCGGGCCTTCCGGCTCGATGAGGGAGCCCACTGCACCGTCGAGGATATCGAGGGGGGGCAGATCGCCGATTTCGTAGCCTTCAACGCCGAGGACTACGGTGAGCGGTTTTCCACCTCCCACACGATCCTTGCGCTGCATTCCATCCGTCTCCGCGTGGGCGACGCGCTGCGCTCCAACCTGAGACACCCCATGCTCACCGTCGCGGAAGACAGCGTCGGCACCCACGACATGCTGGTACCCGCCTGCGACGAGCAACGCTATCTCGTGGACTACGGGGTGGCGGAGCACAGAAGCTGCGTCGCCAACTTCGAGGAGGTGCTTGCGCCCTACGGCATCCGCCGCAACGACATCCCCAATCCCCTCAACATCTTCGAGAACGCCTCCATCGACGAAGCAGGGGGGCTCCACCACCACCCCGTGGTCTCCAGGGCGGGAGACACCATCACCTTCCAGGCCCTCATGCCTCTGATCTGCGCGGTTTCGGCCTGCCCCATGGATCTCAACCTCACAGGCGGCGATGCCATTACAGACATCCGCATCACCATCTGGTAA
- the djlA gene encoding co-chaperone DjlA, whose translation MSWWGKVLFGGVGAALGGPLGAIIGGALGHQMIDAKSQGQVTGRQKTEAAFFAAYFSSLGKIAKADGRVSPEEVAVVEDIISRRLRLNPEGRRAAIAIFNEAKSTEVPIGQYVRQFGEIFRYDREACTTFLLALIEVAAADHRLHQAELDCLYEAEEALRLPRGTVDAYLGRAGAGAGSGSDRQAEAPGQEEQSLKEAYTILDCFPEMGNDEIKAAYRRKIKEFHPDTIQSKGLPAEFTDFANEQLARINRAYERIARERGMK comes from the coding sequence GTGAGCTGGTGGGGCAAGGTGTTGTTTGGAGGCGTCGGCGCGGCCCTCGGAGGGCCGCTGGGAGCGATCATCGGCGGGGCCCTGGGACATCAGATGATCGACGCGAAGTCGCAGGGACAGGTGACCGGCCGGCAGAAGACGGAGGCGGCCTTCTTTGCGGCCTACTTCTCCAGCCTGGGGAAGATCGCCAAGGCCGACGGCCGGGTTTCCCCCGAGGAGGTCGCCGTGGTGGAAGACATCATCTCCCGGCGGCTGCGCCTCAATCCCGAGGGGCGTCGGGCGGCCATCGCCATCTTCAACGAAGCGAAGAGTACAGAGGTGCCCATCGGGCAGTATGTGCGGCAGTTCGGCGAGATCTTTCGGTATGACCGCGAGGCCTGCACCACCTTTCTGCTGGCGCTGATCGAGGTGGCCGCGGCGGATCATCGCCTTCATCAGGCCGAGCTGGACTGTCTCTACGAAGCCGAGGAGGCTCTGAGGCTCCCCAGGGGGACGGTGGATGCCTACCTCGGGCGGGCCGGGGCCGGAGCCGGATCCGGAAGCGACCGACAGGCCGAGGCCCCCGGACAGGAAGAACAGAGTCTCAAGGAGGCCTATACGATCCTGGACTGCTTCCCGGAGATGGGCAACGACGAGATCAAGGCGGCCTACCGGAGGAAGATCAAGGAGTTCCACCCTGATACGATCCAGTCCAAGGGGTTGCCTGCCGAATTCACCGACTTCGCCAACGAGCAGCTCGCCCGGATCAACAGGGCCTACGAGCGGATTGCCCGGGAGCGCGGCATGAAGTAA
- a CDS encoding sensor domain-containing diguanylate cyclase: MKEEALRNSDLYKRMLDTLYDGVYVVDTERKIHYWNMGAERITGYRRDEVYGRHCSDNILVHVDNEGNNLCLGMCPLAFTLQDGKMREADVYLHHKEGHRVPVSIRISPIEDDKGEIIGAVEIFSNNSEKLAALELAESYYEMSITDQLTKAGNRRYSDISLLSAIDEYQNHHLPFGVLFIDLDHLREINDRLGHYAGDRALRMLALTVASDLQSFDFVGRWGDDEFLVILGNYTCTDKLAEKAEHLRMLIENSFFQDSLDNIVRGTASIGGTIVQEEDNLDRLLQRADEALYASKKRGNNTVTIR; the protein is encoded by the coding sequence ATGAAAGAAGAAGCACTCCGCAACAGTGATCTCTACAAGAGAATGCTCGACACCCTCTACGACGGTGTCTACGTGGTCGACACAGAGCGAAAGATCCACTACTGGAACATGGGCGCCGAACGGATCACCGGCTACCGGCGGGACGAGGTCTACGGGAGACACTGTTCCGACAACATCCTGGTCCACGTCGATAACGAGGGCAACAACCTCTGTCTGGGCATGTGCCCCCTTGCGTTCACTCTGCAGGACGGCAAGATGCGTGAGGCCGACGTCTATCTCCACCACAAGGAGGGCCACCGGGTCCCCGTCTCCATCCGGATCTCGCCGATCGAGGACGACAAAGGCGAAATCATCGGCGCCGTGGAGATCTTCAGCAACAACAGCGAGAAGCTGGCCGCCCTGGAGCTGGCGGAGTCCTATTACGAGATGTCCATCACCGATCAGCTCACCAAGGCAGGCAACCGCAGGTATTCGGACATCTCCCTGCTCTCGGCGATCGACGAGTACCAGAACCACCATCTTCCCTTCGGCGTGCTGTTCATCGACCTGGACCATCTCAGGGAGATCAACGACAGGCTGGGACACTACGCAGGCGACCGGGCGCTGCGGATGCTGGCTCTCACCGTAGCGAGCGACCTGCAGAGCTTTGACTTCGTCGGACGCTGGGGCGACGACGAATTCCTCGTCATCCTCGGCAACTACACCTGCACGGACAAACTGGCCGAGAAGGCCGAGCATCTCCGGATGCTGATCGAGAACTCCTTTTTCCAGGACAGTCTGGACAACATCGTGCGCGGCACCGCATCCATCGGAGGCACCATCGTACAGGAGGAGGACAACCTGGACCGCCTGCTGCAGCGTGCCGACGAAGCCCTCTACGCAAGCAAGAAACGCGGCAACAACACGGTAACCATCAGGTAA